Proteins encoded by one window of Cydia fagiglandana chromosome Z, ilCydFagi1.1, whole genome shotgun sequence:
- the LOC134678412 gene encoding odorant receptor 67a-like isoform X1, whose product MSQRLFTARTDKYQQIIKSYLLEFHLFYFKNRSPYATKIYKQMQIVSRIFTIIVPCIILSGVTLFNFTPWYANYRSGMFGPDRPPNTTFQHAVYFHCFTEDVYTTLNAYWILFIFNIPISIHTTCGLLAFDLLLCLIVLQIMGHLKIMKHSLSNITRKADMYSAEENMRVRESLKDIVVHHNIIIKFVNKCSDTYSEYLFAFYSLMQILSIISLLEVAAFTPEALAKYGPLTYALHQQLILVSILFEMISSRSTELIDAIYDIPWECMDTRNRRTAMVLLMRAQTPVTLKAAKMVPVGVTTMSAVLKTSASYYMALNAVAKERQMDQR is encoded by the exons atGTCG CAAAGATTATTCACTGCTCGGACGGACAAATATCAGCAGATAATAAAATCTTACTTACTCGAATTTCACCTATTTTACTTCAAGAATCGATCGCCATACGCTACTAAG atttaCAAGCAAATGCAGATTGTATCAAGGATATTCACCATCATCGTTCCATGTATCATATTATCCGGCGTCACCCTTTTCAATTTCACGCCATGGTACGCCAACTACAGGAGCGGAATGTTCGGCCCCGACCGCCCGCCTAACACAACTTTTCAACACGCTGTGTACTTCCATTGCTTCACTGAAGACGTCTATACAACCTTGAACGCCTACTGGATACTCTTCATATTCAACATCCCCATCTCTATCCATACCACCTGTGGTTTGTTGGCCTTTGACCTTCTTCTTTGTCTGATTGTCCTCCAAATTATGGGGCATCTTAAAATTATGAAGCATAGTTTGTCAAATATCACTCGAAAAGCTGACATGTACTCGGCAGAGGAGAACATGCGAGTGCGAGAAAGTTTGAAAGATATCGTCGTACACCACaacataattattaa GTTCGTGAATAAATGCTCAGACACATACAGCGAATATCTGTTCGCATTCTACTCGCTCATGCAGATCCTTAGCATTATATCATTGTTGGAGGTGGCCGCATTCACCCCAGAGGCCCTGGCAAAATACGGGCCGTTAACTTACGCGTTACATCAACAGCTGATCCTAGTCTCGATACTTTTCGAAATGATTAGTTCCAGG AGCACGGAATTGATCGACGCCATATACGATATACCGTGGGAATGTATGGACACAAGAAACCGCAG GACGGCGATGGTGTTACTGATGCGTGCGCAGACGCCGGTCACACTGAAGGCTGCTAAGATGGTGCCCGTCGGAGTCACAACTATGTCAGCG GTCCTGAAGACTTCAGCATCCTATTACATGGCGTTGAACGCCGTAGCTAAGGAACGACAGATGGACCAACGCTAG
- the LOC134678412 gene encoding uncharacterized protein LOC134678412 isoform X2 gives MNIEQFVHITFQLLQTITLLKYQNKTLDLRTHREGSMNLFLKLCRAVLETQVFRSLKSRFDDGDAESPLDFIYVQNTRFLLSFVGSWPHKQFGRPRLGLILSVYNLLLIVVAVSLPSLGGAYIWYKRETISFFEMGLVLLCMFLEFLFLQRLFTARTDKYQQIIKSYLLEFHLFYFKNRSPYATKIYKQMQIVSRIFTIIVPCIILSGVTLFNFTPWYANYRSGMFGPDRPPNTTFQHAVYFHCFTEDVYTTLNAYWILFIFNIPISIHTTCGLLAFDLLLCLIVLQIMGHLKIMKHSLSNITRKADMYSAEENMRVRESLKDIVVHHNIIIKFVNKCSDTYSEYLFAFYSLMQILSIISLLEVAAFTPEALAKYGPLTYALHQQLILVSILFEMISSRSTELIDAIYDIPWECMDTRNRRTAMVLLMRAQTPVTLKAAKMVPVGVTTMSAVLKTSASYYMALNAVAKERQMDQR, from the exons ATGAATATCGAACAATTTGTTCACATTACCTTTCAGTTACTTCAAACAATAACACTACttaagtatcaaaataagaCATTAGATCTACGCACGCACAGAGAGGGATCAATgaatttatttcttaaattatGTCG GGCCGTGCTCGAGACACAAGTGTTTCGTTCTCTGAAGAGTCGGTTTGATGACGG TGATGCAGAATCGCCGCTCGATTTCATCTATGTTCAAAACACGCGTTTCTTGCTAAGCTTCGTAGGCTCCTGGCCTCACAAGCAATTCGGGCGGCCTCGTTTGGGCCTCATCCTGTCCGTGTACAATCTTCTCCTGATAGTCGTCGCTGTATCTCTACCCAGTTTGGGCGGGGCCTACATATggtac aaaagagagACCATCTCCTTTTTCGAAATGGGACTCGTGCTTTTATGTATGTTCttggaatttttatttttg CAAAGATTATTCACTGCTCGGACGGACAAATATCAGCAGATAATAAAATCTTACTTACTCGAATTTCACCTATTTTACTTCAAGAATCGATCGCCATACGCTACTAAG atttaCAAGCAAATGCAGATTGTATCAAGGATATTCACCATCATCGTTCCATGTATCATATTATCCGGCGTCACCCTTTTCAATTTCACGCCATGGTACGCCAACTACAGGAGCGGAATGTTCGGCCCCGACCGCCCGCCTAACACAACTTTTCAACACGCTGTGTACTTCCATTGCTTCACTGAAGACGTCTATACAACCTTGAACGCCTACTGGATACTCTTCATATTCAACATCCCCATCTCTATCCATACCACCTGTGGTTTGTTGGCCTTTGACCTTCTTCTTTGTCTGATTGTCCTCCAAATTATGGGGCATCTTAAAATTATGAAGCATAGTTTGTCAAATATCACTCGAAAAGCTGACATGTACTCGGCAGAGGAGAACATGCGAGTGCGAGAAAGTTTGAAAGATATCGTCGTACACCACaacataattattaa GTTCGTGAATAAATGCTCAGACACATACAGCGAATATCTGTTCGCATTCTACTCGCTCATGCAGATCCTTAGCATTATATCATTGTTGGAGGTGGCCGCATTCACCCCAGAGGCCCTGGCAAAATACGGGCCGTTAACTTACGCGTTACATCAACAGCTGATCCTAGTCTCGATACTTTTCGAAATGATTAGTTCCAGG AGCACGGAATTGATCGACGCCATATACGATATACCGTGGGAATGTATGGACACAAGAAACCGCAG GACGGCGATGGTGTTACTGATGCGTGCGCAGACGCCGGTCACACTGAAGGCTGCTAAGATGGTGCCCGTCGGAGTCACAACTATGTCAGCG GTCCTGAAGACTTCAGCATCCTATTACATGGCGTTGAACGCCGTAGCTAAGGAACGACAGATGGACCAACGCTAG